The Phycisphaeraceae bacterium genome contains the following window.
CACACGCACTCGCTGACGGGCATCGTCACGCTCGCCGCTCCAAGCGCATGCTGCACGATGAGCACACACGAGCAGAACGAATTTATCGCGCGCGGGTACACACTTGTGCACAGCAATCGCACAGGTCAGGATCTCCGCATCAACTCACGCTGGCTCGAAGAACAGATCATTGACCCCGGCGCCCACGATCTTCGAAAGGCTCTCGCCAGCATCCCGTGCCCGATTCTGGTGATTCATGGCCTGGCCGACCAGACTGTCGCGCCTTGCGCAGCTCACGAACTGGCATCGTGGGCACCACGAACCCAACTCGTGCTCGTGCCGGATGCAAATCATGTGTTCAACGTTCCCAACCCACCCAATCCGGAGGCCTCTGAGTCGGGAGAATTCCACATCCTGGCCTCCTCTATAGAACGGTTCGTGGGTGAAATGGCCGATAACTCTTGTAGAAGTTAGCACTTCGCAACCGTGTGGTGCTGGGGTAGGATTGTCAGACGACGCCACACGAGCGGGCCTGAGAGTTTTTCATGAGCGCCATCGTCTTCATGCTGCTGAGCGTGTCTCTGCTCGGTCAACCGGGCGAGGATGCCG
Protein-coding sequences here:
- a CDS encoding alpha/beta fold hydrolase — its product is MSKPQPYSQHTTQTWVIPGAASLPLYGDTHIPHNPPCAVAIILHGFLGYKDYGLIVKLTQLLARCNVIAHRFNFAHSGVTPHATIFDRPDLFSDQTWNAQVQDVQHVCGAIKRGQLLGDGLPLFVLGHSRGGVAALLFANRHHHTHSLTGIVTLAAPSACCTMSTHEQNEFIARGYTLVHSNRTGQDLRINSRWLEEQIIDPGAHDLRKALASIPCPILVIHGLADQTVAPCAAHELASWAPRTQLVLVPDANHVFNVPNPPNPEASESGEFHILASSIERFVGEMADNSCRS